In a single window of the Pseudogemmatithrix spongiicola genome:
- a CDS encoding TolC family protein — MIRHTLNLPIPQRGWHRARRVGRWSKTIVVIGAISFLCVGTPELLAQTHSPATPVHAVDSLLASLLPPRLRTAVLAASRELSLRRAEITAAEARRDASGFASPGLLVSEVDDARNGRLDRGSVRVEISRAFLSSARTQGERAVGDMEVQAARVALGATERRVLAEATRALYTAVGWRAIVRRLAAQDSLLASAEASVRARLSVGEARYVDVLRLRTERLRVNGDRVAAESEIEVAAVTLVGLIGGDSAAAGIAAASFDSLDRGEGLGALLTVAARLPEAPSVESLVATAADVRLADARIALTAAQRQLLLAEQRPSFAGSLGLQRIGQDSNSPPGLGPVLSVGMTLPFTAGRANRASLEAADRQTAVALAERSAASVAVRAALGVARARYEAARRRATSYDAALLRAAREERESALAAYRITDISLLDLLDFERALTRVEIERARASIDALASLAELLSGAPSSAMMSPSTAGSGADRGRDDR; from the coding sequence ATGATACGTCACACCTTGAACCTACCCATCCCCCAACGCGGCTGGCACCGCGCACGACGTGTCGGCCGGTGGTCCAAGACAATTGTGGTGATCGGGGCGATCTCGTTCTTATGCGTCGGGACGCCAGAGCTTCTCGCGCAAACGCACTCTCCGGCAACCCCCGTCCACGCAGTGGACTCACTGCTCGCGTCGCTGCTCCCGCCACGGCTTCGAACAGCGGTGCTCGCGGCATCGCGCGAGCTATCGTTGCGTCGCGCCGAGATCACGGCTGCGGAAGCCAGGCGAGACGCGAGCGGTTTCGCCTCACCGGGGTTGCTGGTTTCCGAGGTGGATGACGCGAGAAACGGACGTCTCGATCGGGGGAGCGTTCGCGTGGAGATCTCCCGTGCGTTCCTATCCTCAGCTCGTACGCAAGGTGAACGTGCCGTCGGTGATATGGAAGTGCAGGCGGCGCGCGTCGCGCTAGGCGCCACCGAACGACGAGTCCTGGCTGAGGCCACACGGGCGCTTTACACCGCCGTCGGCTGGCGCGCCATCGTGCGGCGCCTCGCGGCTCAAGACTCTCTTCTCGCGTCCGCCGAGGCGTCGGTGCGGGCCCGCTTGAGCGTCGGCGAAGCGCGCTACGTCGATGTGCTGCGTCTGCGAACAGAACGCCTTCGCGTAAATGGAGATCGGGTCGCCGCCGAAAGCGAGATCGAGGTCGCGGCGGTCACGCTCGTGGGACTCATCGGGGGCGACTCTGCCGCTGCCGGAATCGCTGCGGCATCCTTCGACAGCCTCGACCGTGGTGAGGGGCTTGGGGCTCTCCTCACCGTGGCGGCGCGATTGCCCGAGGCGCCATCAGTCGAGTCGCTCGTCGCTACGGCCGCCGATGTGCGGCTGGCGGATGCTCGAATAGCCCTGACCGCAGCACAGCGGCAACTCCTGCTCGCCGAGCAACGGCCTTCGTTCGCGGGTTCGCTGGGCCTCCAGCGCATCGGCCAGGACAGTAATTCCCCTCCGGGGCTTGGGCCCGTGCTTTCAGTCGGTATGACGCTGCCGTTTACCGCTGGCCGCGCCAACCGCGCGTCCCTCGAGGCGGCCGATCGGCAAACTGCAGTCGCGTTGGCGGAGCGCAGCGCGGCTTCCGTCGCCGTCCGCGCCGCGCTCGGTGTCGCTCGCGCACGGTATGAGGCCGCACGACGACGCGCCACCTCTTACGACGCAGCGCTGCTTCGCGCCGCCCGCGAGGAGCGTGAGAGCGCCCTCGCGGCGTACCGAATCACCGACATCTCCCTTCTCGATCTTCTCGATTTCGAGCGCGCCCTGACGCGGGTCGAGATCGAACGTGCTCGCGCGTCGATTGACGCGCTGGCGTCGCTCGCCGAGCTGCTCTCCGGCGCGCCGTCCTCAGCGATGATGTCTCCCTCGACCGCTGGGTCTGGCGCTGACCGGGGCCGCGATGACCGCTAA
- a CDS encoding heavy metal translocating P-type ATPase, which produces MRDVRNTSDEQFVAVSGDAEATLDVRVANLDCENDAAKIQRALGGAPGVSKITVYPKAARVSVRFAAGTTSADSLKNQLRDLGFPAQGPTTMVARPRPWRNPRVVTSALSGVLLLTGWLLSRGGAPEVAATAVFIASLIIGGYYFGREAIEELLLEREVGIELLMATAAVVATLMGEPFEGAMLAFLYSMSEAAEGYTGEKTRAAVKALMNLAPRTARVRRDGGEVDIPAEEVKAGDVFVVLPGQSMPTDGEVVIGQSSVDQAPVTGESVPVEKNVGDTVFAGTINGEGALEVRATKAFADNTIARIIHMVEEAQERKGNSERFIERFGKRYSPAVLAIGILIAILPPLLTDAAWREWIARATVFIVAAAPCALVISIPIALVATLGTAARRGVLIKGGVFVEDLAKVRVVALDKTGTITHGAPEVTDMILLAGSPLAAERVLAAAAGIESRSQHPLARAILRYAKSRGVTPASITDFRSLTGAGAAARLDSANGGQEVLVGSPALFERELRVSLGEVAADVSRFQMEGKTVIVVGDAGSAWSILAIRDNVRPNAASAIRALHASGVRTVAMLTGDNERTARAIAREVGIDEVYADLTPEDKAGIVRNLTARDGHVAMVGDGVNDAPALAEATVGVAMGAAGTDVALETADVALMADDLDKLVYALRLARRHERVVRQNLALSVIVITVLVVGAVLGQLTLPLAVIGHEMSEFVVIASGLRMLRG; this is translated from the coding sequence GTGCGCGACGTGAGGAACACATCCGACGAGCAATTCGTGGCTGTCTCGGGCGACGCGGAGGCGACGCTCGATGTCCGGGTCGCGAACCTCGACTGTGAGAACGACGCCGCAAAGATCCAGCGGGCGCTCGGTGGCGCGCCCGGAGTCTCAAAGATCACCGTATACCCGAAGGCGGCACGCGTCTCGGTCCGCTTCGCGGCCGGCACCACGTCCGCGGACTCCCTCAAGAATCAACTCCGCGATCTCGGCTTCCCGGCACAGGGACCGACGACCATGGTTGCGCGGCCCCGTCCATGGAGGAATCCAAGGGTCGTCACGTCGGCGCTGTCGGGAGTTCTCCTCCTTACTGGTTGGCTTCTCTCGCGTGGCGGCGCGCCTGAAGTCGCTGCGACGGCCGTCTTCATCGCTTCGCTCATCATCGGCGGCTATTACTTCGGCCGCGAAGCGATCGAGGAACTGCTCCTCGAACGCGAGGTCGGCATCGAGTTGCTCATGGCCACGGCGGCTGTGGTCGCGACGCTGATGGGCGAGCCATTCGAAGGGGCGATGCTCGCTTTCCTCTACTCAATGTCCGAGGCGGCGGAGGGGTACACCGGCGAGAAGACTCGCGCTGCCGTCAAGGCGCTGATGAACCTCGCGCCGAGGACCGCGCGCGTACGTCGGGACGGGGGCGAGGTCGACATTCCCGCCGAGGAGGTCAAGGCCGGCGACGTCTTCGTCGTGCTGCCAGGGCAGTCCATGCCGACGGATGGCGAAGTAGTGATCGGCCAATCCAGCGTCGACCAGGCACCGGTCACGGGCGAAAGCGTGCCAGTGGAGAAGAACGTCGGCGATACCGTCTTTGCCGGCACGATCAACGGCGAAGGCGCGCTGGAGGTGCGCGCGACGAAGGCGTTCGCAGACAACACCATCGCGCGCATCATTCACATGGTCGAGGAGGCGCAGGAGCGGAAGGGTAACAGTGAGCGTTTCATCGAGCGCTTTGGCAAACGCTACAGCCCGGCCGTTCTGGCCATCGGAATCCTCATCGCCATCCTCCCGCCGCTGCTGACCGATGCCGCGTGGCGAGAGTGGATCGCCCGAGCAACGGTGTTCATCGTCGCGGCCGCGCCATGCGCGCTCGTGATCTCGATTCCTATCGCGCTCGTGGCGACGCTAGGCACTGCGGCACGACGCGGCGTGCTGATCAAAGGAGGAGTGTTCGTAGAGGATCTGGCGAAAGTGCGGGTTGTCGCGCTCGACAAGACGGGCACGATCACGCACGGCGCGCCTGAGGTCACCGACATGATATTGCTCGCTGGCTCACCGCTCGCCGCCGAACGTGTGCTCGCCGCGGCCGCAGGTATCGAGTCGCGAAGTCAACATCCGCTGGCGCGAGCCATCCTTCGATACGCGAAGTCGCGTGGTGTGACACCGGCGTCGATCACGGACTTTCGCTCGCTCACGGGGGCCGGTGCCGCGGCGCGTCTGGATTCAGCAAACGGAGGACAGGAGGTGCTTGTCGGGAGTCCCGCGCTATTCGAGCGCGAGCTCCGCGTGTCGCTCGGTGAAGTGGCCGCGGACGTCTCTCGATTTCAAATGGAAGGCAAGACCGTGATCGTGGTTGGCGACGCGGGTTCGGCCTGGTCCATTCTCGCCATTCGTGACAACGTGCGTCCCAACGCGGCGTCGGCCATTCGTGCGCTCCACGCGTCCGGCGTCCGCACCGTCGCGATGTTGACTGGCGATAACGAGCGAACGGCCAGGGCGATCGCTCGCGAAGTCGGCATCGACGAGGTATACGCCGACCTGACACCCGAGGACAAGGCGGGCATTGTCCGCAATCTCACGGCACGCGACGGGCACGTAGCAATGGTCGGTGACGGGGTGAACGACGCGCCCGCTTTGGCAGAAGCGACTGTTGGCGTGGCGATGGGCGCCGCGGGAACGGACGTCGCACTCGAGACTGCCGACGTGGCGCTGATGGCGGACGATCTCGACAAGCTCGTATACGCGCTTCGCCTCGCCCGACGCCACGAGCGCGTCGTGCGGCAGAACCTCGCACTCTCCGTCATCGTGATCACGGTGCTGGTGGTGGGCGCGGTGCTCGGCCAGCTTACGCTGCCCTTGGCAGTGATCGGCCACGAGATGAGTGAGTTCGTGGTGATTGCGAGCGGACTCCGCATGCTGCGCGGATAG
- a CDS encoding AbrB/MazE/SpoVT family DNA-binding domain-containing protein, giving the protein MKTRLVRIGNSRGLRLPKPLLEQAGLEDEVEIRVEAGALVIAPAATARAGWAEAAAKFGPTGLVDAPSATRFDDEEWAW; this is encoded by the coding sequence ATGAAGACCCGCCTCGTACGCATCGGCAACTCCCGCGGCCTCCGCCTACCCAAGCCCCTGCTCGAGCAGGCCGGCCTCGAGGATGAGGTCGAGATTCGGGTCGAGGCCGGTGCCCTCGTCATCGCGCCCGCGGCTACCGCGCGCGCCGGGTGGGCGGAAGCGGCTGCCAAGTTCGGGCCGACTGGCCTCGTGGACGCCCCATCGGCCACGCGCTTCGACGACGAGGAGTGGGCGTGGTAG
- a CDS encoding IS481 family transposase — MNTHKNARLTPYARREACRRVWAGTPVAQVARAFGVSRQTIYKWLRRRAEVETRSSRPHHSPTRLKRRYRRQILKRRRQRWSSRRIAQHTGLPLSSVGRELRRLGLGRLPRVEPPRRLVRYERARPGELVHLDVKKLGRIGVVGHRIHGDRTRRTRGRGWEFVHVAIDDHTRIAYVEVLPDETAPTAAAFLARAVAWYAALGIVVERILTDNGSCYRALPFAEQALTLGVGQRFTRPYRPQTNGKAERFIRTLLAEWAYERPYGRSGWRTRALPHYLSFYNTERRHSALGDRTPAQRLALYLSTTC, encoded by the coding sequence GTGAACACCCACAAGAATGCACGACTCACCCCGTACGCGCGACGGGAGGCCTGCCGCCGCGTGTGGGCCGGTACGCCCGTCGCCCAGGTCGCCCGCGCCTTCGGTGTGTCGCGGCAGACCATCTACAAGTGGCTGCGCCGCCGCGCGGAGGTCGAGACGCGCTCGTCGCGGCCGCATCACTCGCCGACGCGCCTGAAGCGCCGCTACCGCCGGCAGATCCTCAAGCGGCGGCGGCAGCGGTGGTCGAGCCGCCGCATCGCGCAGCACACGGGCCTGCCACTCTCGAGCGTCGGCCGCGAGCTGCGCCGCCTGGGGCTCGGGCGCCTGCCGCGTGTCGAGCCCCCGCGGCGCCTCGTGCGCTACGAACGGGCGCGGCCCGGCGAGCTCGTGCACCTCGACGTCAAGAAGCTCGGGCGCATCGGCGTCGTCGGGCACCGCATCCACGGGGACCGCACCCGCCGCACGCGCGGACGCGGCTGGGAGTTCGTGCACGTCGCCATCGACGACCACACGCGCATCGCGTACGTCGAGGTCTTGCCTGACGAGACGGCACCGACCGCGGCGGCCTTCCTCGCGCGCGCGGTCGCCTGGTACGCGGCGCTCGGCATCGTCGTCGAGCGCATCCTCACCGACAACGGCAGCTGCTACCGCGCGCTCCCCTTCGCGGAGCAGGCGCTCACGCTCGGCGTCGGCCAGCGCTTCACGCGCCCGTATCGGCCGCAGACGAACGGCAAGGCGGAGCGCTTCATCCGCACGCTGCTCGCGGAGTGGGCCTATGAACGCCCGTACGGCCGCTCCGGCTGGCGGACCCGCGCGCTCCCGCACTATCTCTCCTTCTACAACACCGAGCGCCGCCACAGCGCGCTCGGCGATCGCACCCCGGCCCAGCGACTCGCCCTCTACCTGTCAACAACGTGCTAG
- a CDS encoding efflux RND transporter permease subunit, with protein sequence MIDKLIEWAVRARVLIVIALVALVGAGTWAFRTLRVDAFPDLTNVQVAVLAEAPGLSPIEVERLLTFPIEVAVNGVARVEQVRSISKYGFAQVTVVFEDGTDVFFARSLVNERLQSMRDQLPEGTEATLGPMAGATSEIYLYTLEDTLHPNAARSDSALMALRTLHDRVVRPQLRSVPGVVEVNTFGGLVRQAQVVVSPDKLAGYGLSIGDVVEAVEANSQVPAGAYVEHQTEQYILRGLGQAASLDDIRQSVIRSQGGVPVLVGDVADVRYGPEVRQGAVSRDGEGEVMSGIVMMLRGANSREVVQRVRERVAAINQSLPPGLVVVPYYDQTDLVEGTLTTVERNLLEGGFLVIAVLLLFLGNVRAALLVAATIPLSLFFAFIGMRWLGLSANLMSLGAIDFGMIVDGAVVMAENFVRRMQADPVRNTHPHEEAGPYPAAPRIDREMSREETNARIVAAAKDVGRPIVFGVLIIMLVYVPIMTLQGLEGRMFQPMAITVAIALFGSLLLALIAVPAVATWLFRRGAREAQYAVVLEHWMDRRYAQLLRATMRRPALVIGAAVALFGASMMLVPRLGTEFLPELDEGSILLQATKDPSISLSHAGEVHRAIERVVRQTPEVTTVVSRMGRAEVGSDPMGTNQSDVFVMLKPRHEWREDVEKQDLIEELEQNLNEQVPGVGFGFTQPVKMRLDELISGVRSDLAVKVFGDDPEVNRETAERVAAAIRKVSGTAEVSVETTTGQGYLAVRMDRVAMARYGIPVEEVRQALAVAVGAQPVAPITDGPAGTYTLDAVVLVPPGYRNTPEGIGSITVPSSSGARVALAELADISMESGPVQISRESAQRLVIVQANVRGRDLGGYVGDVQAQIANDVNVPPGVFLTYGGQFENQQRAMGRLRFVVPVSIALIALLLYASLQSWTLAGLVLVNLPFAAVGGVFALWLRGLHLSISASIGFIALFGVAVLNGLVLLSTVQRLRSDGSEGDEAAVDGARARLRPVLMTALVASIGFIPVATSHGTGAEVQRPLATVVIGGLITSTLLTLLVIPTLYAAIERRRGRQARAAQVSVEAESPVV encoded by the coding sequence ATGATTGATAAACTCATCGAGTGGGCAGTCCGCGCCCGCGTTCTGATCGTCATTGCCCTCGTCGCGCTCGTCGGTGCCGGAACGTGGGCCTTTCGGACGCTGCGCGTCGATGCATTTCCTGACCTGACCAACGTTCAGGTCGCCGTCCTTGCGGAGGCACCCGGTCTCTCGCCGATCGAAGTGGAGCGGCTCCTCACGTTTCCCATCGAAGTCGCGGTGAATGGCGTGGCGCGAGTGGAGCAGGTGCGCTCGATCTCGAAGTACGGATTCGCTCAGGTCACCGTCGTGTTCGAGGACGGCACCGACGTCTTCTTCGCTCGCTCGCTCGTGAATGAGCGCCTGCAGTCGATGCGCGATCAACTTCCTGAGGGGACAGAGGCGACGCTCGGGCCAATGGCTGGCGCGACGAGTGAGATCTATCTCTACACGCTCGAGGACACGCTGCATCCGAACGCAGCACGATCCGACAGTGCGCTGATGGCGCTCCGGACGCTGCACGACCGCGTCGTGCGGCCGCAACTCCGCAGCGTGCCTGGTGTCGTCGAGGTCAATACGTTTGGCGGATTGGTGCGCCAGGCGCAGGTCGTCGTCTCGCCCGACAAGCTCGCGGGTTACGGTCTCTCGATCGGTGACGTCGTGGAAGCCGTCGAGGCGAACAGCCAAGTGCCCGCCGGCGCGTATGTCGAGCATCAGACCGAGCAATACATCCTGCGCGGTCTTGGACAGGCCGCGAGCCTCGACGACATCCGTCAGTCCGTGATCCGATCCCAGGGCGGTGTCCCGGTCCTGGTCGGCGACGTGGCTGACGTGCGCTACGGGCCCGAGGTGCGTCAAGGCGCCGTGTCGCGCGACGGTGAAGGTGAGGTGATGAGTGGAATCGTGATGATGCTCCGCGGCGCCAATAGCCGGGAGGTCGTCCAGCGAGTCCGGGAGCGCGTTGCCGCGATCAACCAGTCGCTCCCGCCGGGTCTCGTGGTTGTGCCCTATTACGATCAGACGGACCTCGTGGAGGGCACGCTGACGACGGTCGAGCGCAACCTGCTCGAGGGCGGCTTTCTCGTGATCGCCGTGCTGCTGCTCTTTCTTGGGAACGTGCGCGCGGCGTTGCTCGTCGCCGCGACCATCCCACTCTCCTTGTTCTTTGCGTTTATCGGGATGCGGTGGCTGGGGCTCTCCGCCAACCTGATGAGCCTCGGCGCGATCGACTTCGGCATGATCGTGGACGGCGCTGTCGTGATGGCGGAAAACTTCGTCCGGCGGATGCAGGCAGATCCGGTGCGCAACACGCACCCGCACGAGGAGGCGGGCCCGTACCCAGCTGCGCCTCGCATTGACCGGGAGATGTCTCGCGAAGAGACAAACGCGCGAATCGTCGCCGCAGCGAAAGACGTCGGCCGACCGATCGTGTTCGGCGTACTCATCATCATGCTCGTGTATGTGCCGATCATGACTCTGCAGGGGCTCGAGGGGCGCATGTTCCAGCCGATGGCGATCACGGTAGCGATCGCCCTCTTCGGCAGTCTCCTGCTTGCGTTGATCGCAGTGCCGGCAGTGGCGACATGGCTGTTCCGGCGTGGCGCCCGAGAGGCGCAATATGCCGTGGTACTGGAGCACTGGATGGACCGCCGCTACGCGCAGTTGCTGCGAGCGACGATGCGTCGGCCGGCACTCGTCATCGGTGCGGCGGTGGCGCTCTTCGGCGCGAGCATGATGCTCGTGCCGCGCCTCGGCACCGAGTTCCTGCCCGAGCTGGATGAGGGGTCGATTCTGTTGCAGGCGACCAAAGACCCCAGCATCTCGCTGTCGCATGCGGGTGAAGTGCACCGCGCGATTGAACGCGTCGTGCGGCAGACGCCCGAGGTCACGACGGTCGTGAGCCGTATGGGACGCGCCGAGGTCGGTAGCGATCCAATGGGAACGAACCAGAGCGATGTATTCGTGATGCTCAAGCCGCGCCACGAGTGGCGGGAAGACGTCGAGAAGCAGGACCTCATCGAGGAGCTGGAGCAGAACCTCAATGAGCAAGTTCCGGGTGTCGGCTTCGGGTTCACGCAGCCGGTGAAGATGCGTCTCGATGAGCTGATTTCGGGCGTGCGCAGCGACCTCGCCGTGAAGGTCTTCGGTGACGATCCCGAGGTGAACCGGGAGACAGCGGAACGTGTCGCGGCGGCAATCCGAAAAGTATCGGGAACTGCCGAGGTCTCCGTCGAGACTACAACGGGTCAAGGGTACCTAGCGGTGCGCATGGACCGCGTCGCGATGGCGCGCTACGGGATTCCGGTCGAGGAGGTGCGTCAGGCGCTCGCGGTTGCGGTCGGCGCGCAACCGGTTGCACCGATCACGGATGGCCCTGCGGGCACGTATACGCTCGATGCGGTCGTGCTCGTGCCCCCGGGCTACCGCAATACTCCTGAAGGAATCGGCAGTATCACCGTGCCGTCGTCGTCAGGCGCGCGAGTGGCGCTGGCGGAGTTGGCCGATATCAGCATGGAGTCGGGCCCGGTGCAGATCAGTCGTGAGAGCGCGCAGCGCCTGGTCATCGTTCAAGCGAACGTCCGAGGGCGTGATCTGGGTGGCTACGTCGGTGACGTACAGGCCCAGATCGCAAATGACGTGAACGTCCCGCCGGGGGTGTTTCTGACCTACGGTGGGCAGTTTGAGAATCAGCAGCGCGCCATGGGACGCCTACGCTTCGTCGTTCCGGTATCGATCGCGCTTATCGCACTGCTCCTCTACGCGTCCCTCCAGAGCTGGACGCTCGCGGGTCTGGTGCTGGTGAATCTCCCGTTCGCTGCGGTGGGCGGCGTGTTCGCCCTCTGGCTGCGTGGTCTACACCTCAGCATCTCGGCATCAATCGGCTTCATCGCGCTCTTCGGCGTCGCTGTGCTCAACGGACTCGTACTGCTATCGACCGTCCAACGGCTGCGATCCGACGGCTCCGAAGGAGACGAAGCCGCCGTCGATGGCGCTCGGGCCCGGCTCCGGCCTGTGCTGATGACCGCGCTCGTCGCGTCGATCGGCTTCATACCTGTCGCAACATCTCACGGAACGGGAGCGGAGGTCCAGCGTCCTCTCGCAACAGTAGTGATCGGCGGGCTCATCACTTCGACGCTGTTGACACTGCTGGTCATACCCACGCTCTACGCGGCGATCGAACGACGGCGCGGACGGCAGGCGAGAGCGGCGCAAGTGTCTGTCGAAGCGGAATCACCAGTGGTTTAA
- a CDS encoding efflux RND transporter periplasmic adaptor subunit: protein MLDFIRTKQKRRAVTIAVVLGLTVAACSGESPRPEMAAERPEDAARAETDGASGNQEASNEGAGEGKNSNRVTLTEAAFRTARILVEVPGLDQMSAAAGGLQVPGQVEFDPARVAYISPRTGGRIERLLAVPGDRVEQGEQVAFIQSPAFTIAQNDLLQALRRIEALRGTADAEGAQALLDAAKRRLALLGASDVAMQRLESGGAPEAMLAISAPFTGSIVESGALAGQAVESGTPLYKIADLSVVNIAADVPERLLPAVRVGQAAMIIAVGASQTAFAGRVTRVSDVLDPERRTAKALIAVTNAEQRLKPGMFASVSLRGGGAPAARVLTVPSSAVVTDGATRYVFVELEPRTYERRTIEIASGLSGTGPASGRVNVISGLNADDRVVVRGAFTLKSELAKASLVEDE from the coding sequence ATGCTCGACTTCATCAGAACGAAGCAGAAACGCCGCGCCGTCACCATCGCAGTAGTCCTTGGACTCACCGTCGCCGCCTGTTCCGGAGAGAGCCCAAGACCGGAAATGGCAGCCGAAAGGCCGGAGGACGCGGCCCGTGCCGAAACCGACGGTGCATCGGGGAATCAGGAGGCTTCGAACGAAGGCGCCGGAGAGGGCAAGAATTCGAACCGCGTGACGCTCACCGAGGCGGCCTTCCGCACCGCGCGGATTCTCGTCGAAGTTCCGGGCCTCGACCAAATGAGCGCCGCTGCCGGTGGCCTCCAAGTGCCCGGGCAGGTCGAGTTCGATCCGGCGCGCGTGGCCTATATTTCGCCGCGTACCGGTGGACGGATCGAGCGGCTGCTAGCCGTGCCAGGAGACCGGGTCGAGCAGGGCGAGCAGGTGGCGTTCATTCAGAGCCCCGCCTTCACGATCGCCCAAAACGACCTCCTCCAGGCATTGCGTCGCATCGAAGCGCTCCGCGGAACCGCCGACGCCGAGGGTGCGCAGGCTCTTCTCGACGCGGCGAAACGCCGGCTCGCGCTCCTTGGCGCGAGCGATGTGGCCATGCAGCGGCTCGAGTCCGGTGGTGCGCCCGAAGCGATGCTTGCGATATCGGCACCATTCACCGGAAGCATTGTGGAGTCTGGCGCGCTCGCCGGGCAGGCCGTCGAGTCGGGGACGCCACTCTACAAGATTGCTGACCTCTCGGTCGTGAACATCGCGGCAGACGTTCCCGAACGCCTGCTCCCCGCCGTTCGTGTGGGTCAGGCCGCCATGATCATCGCGGTGGGCGCGTCACAGACCGCGTTCGCCGGGCGCGTGACGCGCGTCAGCGATGTGCTTGATCCTGAACGGCGCACCGCAAAGGCTCTTATTGCCGTGACGAACGCCGAGCAAAGGCTCAAGCCTGGAATGTTCGCCAGCGTGAGCCTCCGAGGAGGAGGCGCGCCAGCCGCTCGCGTCCTGACCGTTCCTTCGAGCGCTGTCGTCACCGACGGCGCGACGCGATACGTCTTCGTCGAGTTAGAGCCGCGGACGTACGAGCGCCGGACGATCGAGATCGCGTCCGGCCTGTCGGGCACCGGGCCGGCGAGCGGACGCGTCAACGTCATCAGCGGCCTCAATGCCGACGATCGCGTGGTCGTTCGGGGAGCCTTCACGCTCAAGTCCGAGCTCGCGAAGGCGTCGCTTGTGGAAGATGAGTAG
- a CDS encoding type II toxin-antitoxin system PemK/MazF family toxin: protein MVDVPVRRGDVWLVQLNPTRGREIRKTRPCVVVSPDELNAHMGTFIVAPLTTGSHPYPFRIPVRFSGKDGHVVLDQLRTVDRERLVKRLGALTTPTLAKALGVLGEMFRA, encoded by the coding sequence GTGGTAGACGTCCCCGTCCGCCGCGGCGACGTCTGGCTCGTCCAGCTCAACCCCACCCGCGGCCGCGAGATCCGGAAGACGCGGCCCTGCGTCGTGGTCTCGCCCGACGAGCTCAACGCGCACATGGGCACCTTCATCGTCGCGCCGCTGACCACCGGTAGCCACCCGTACCCGTTCCGCATTCCCGTGCGCTTCAGCGGCAAGGACGGCCACGTCGTCCTCGACCAGCTCCGCACCGTCGACCGTGAGCGCCTGGTCAAGCGCCTCGGCGCCCTCACTACCCCGACCCTCGCGAAGGCCCTCGGTGTGCTCGGCGAGATGTTCCGCGCGTGA
- a CDS encoding ArsR/SmtB family transcription factor, with protein sequence MRRTAHAVKRAAAPGDRADLCEVQWVDKEKVALAGASLPELRTLAALAETLRALGDRTRLQIVCALATEGVDELCVCDLATLIGVSESGVSHSLRTLRQLALVRYRKVGKIAYYSLDDAHVGELVREGIRHLERNG encoded by the coding sequence GTGCGTCGGACCGCGCACGCGGTGAAGCGCGCAGCAGCACCTGGCGATCGCGCTGACCTCTGTGAGGTGCAGTGGGTCGACAAGGAGAAAGTCGCACTGGCAGGCGCCTCCCTGCCCGAGTTGCGAACCCTAGCGGCGTTGGCTGAAACCCTTCGAGCCCTCGGCGACCGGACGCGGCTGCAGATCGTCTGCGCGCTCGCGACCGAAGGTGTCGACGAGCTTTGCGTCTGCGATCTGGCGACGCTCATAGGCGTCTCCGAATCCGGAGTATCACATTCGCTACGCACGCTCCGGCAGCTCGCCCTGGTGCGATACCGCAAGGTTGGGAAGATCGCGTACTACTCGCTGGACGATGCCCACGTCGGCGAGCTGGTGCGAGAGGGCATTCGCCATCTGGAGCGAAACGGGTAG
- a CDS encoding plasmid pRiA4b ORF-3 family protein, producing the protein MPTPKKRTLTLHSRPASTLGVIVLRVSIRGIEPPIWREISVPETYTLAQLHRVLQCVFAWLDYHLYDFRIGRKRFVPVVNKMPGIDTAVTTLASLKLKRGARLIYTYDYGDDWEHDLEVVHVAREPMNPRAIPMPRVLDGQRAAPPEDCGGPLGYARLLEALADSRNPDHDQAHYWVPRGFDPAVFDRPAADHAVVLACAWGAI; encoded by the coding sequence ATGCCAACGCCCAAGAAGCGCACGCTGACGCTCCACTCGCGCCCCGCGTCGACGCTCGGCGTCATCGTCTTGCGCGTCAGCATTCGCGGCATCGAACCGCCCATCTGGCGGGAGATTTCAGTGCCAGAGACCTACACGCTCGCGCAGTTGCATCGCGTGCTGCAGTGCGTGTTCGCGTGGTTGGACTATCACCTCTACGACTTTCGCATCGGCCGCAAGCGCTTCGTGCCGGTCGTCAACAAGATGCCGGGCATCGACACGGCGGTCACGACCCTGGCTTCGCTTAAACTGAAGCGTGGCGCGCGACTCATCTATACGTACGATTACGGCGACGATTGGGAGCACGACCTCGAAGTCGTGCACGTCGCGCGTGAGCCGATGAACCCGCGCGCAATTCCGATGCCTCGAGTGCTCGACGGACAACGCGCCGCGCCGCCCGAGGATTGCGGTGGGCCGCTCGGGTACGCGAGACTCCTCGAGGCGCTCGCGGATTCGCGGAATCCTGATCACGACCAGGCGCACTACTGGGTTCCGCGCGGCTTCGATCCCGCCGTCTTCGACCGGCCCGCTGCAGACCATGCAGTCGTGCTGGCTTGCGCTTGGGGTGCGATATAA